One window of Oryza brachyantha chromosome 12, ObraRS2, whole genome shotgun sequence genomic DNA carries:
- the LOC102708945 gene encoding pentatricopeptide repeat-containing protein At5g04780, mitochondrial produces MGIWFHYHLLCQGTKSLTVACSGIYFATRAFCNKLNHKIVHKDKNLSRVERDLIDVITLHNLLQLCVKSRSLLVGKSCHGLAIHFGLVTDTVTCNILINLYTKCGQNDCARRVFDAMSVRSIVSWNTMIAGYTHNREDVEALKLFSRMHREGTQMTKFTLSSTLCACAAKYAIIECKQLHTIAIKLALDSSSFVGTAVLDVYAKCNMIKDACSIFERMPEKTSVTWSSLFAGYVQNGLHEEALCLFRSAQRGGIQLTEFTVSSILSTCASLALIIEGTQVHAVIVKSGFHSNLFVATSLVDVYARCGQIERSYEVFADMEQKNVVLWNAMIASFSRHAHSWEAMILFEKMQQVGISPNEVTYLSVLSACSHTGLVEEGRHYFNLLTSDRTVEPNVLHYSCMVDVLGRSGETDEAWKLLEKMPFEPTASMWGSLLGSCRIHKNVRLARIAAEQLFHLEPENGGNHVLLSNVYAASGNWENVVMARKYLRCSGAKKEMGRSWIEAKGNVHVFVVGEREHPGITDVHNKLEEIYHEMRRISYRPNTQCDLHDVHTDQKEELLKDHSEKLAFAFGLISLPPNVPITIYKNLRICGDCHSFMKIVSCITERKIIVRDINRFHHFKDGSCSCGDFW; encoded by the coding sequence ATGGGCATTTGGTTTCATTACCATCTTCTATGTCAAGGGACCAAATCTCTTACTGTGGCATGCTCTGGAATTTATTTTGCTACTCGTGCTTTCTGCAACAAGCTGAACCACAAGATTGTCCACAAGGATAAAAATCTTAGTAGGGTTGAGAGGGATTTGATTGACGTCATTACGCTCCACAATCTCTTGCAGCTATGTGTGAAGAGTAGGTCCCTCTTAGTTGGGAAAAGCTGCCATGGATTAGCCATTCATTTTGGGCTTGTAACTGATACTGTCACATGCAATATTCTCATCAACTTGTACACAAAATGTGGTCAGAATGATTGTGCTCGTCGTGTTTTTGATGCAATGTCTGTCAGAAGCATAGTCTCATGGAATACCATGATTGCTGGATATACTCATAACAGAGAGGATGTAGAAGCACTGAAGCTTTTTTCAAGGATGCACCGAGAAGGGACccagatgaccaaatttaccTTATCCAGCACTCTCTGTGCATGTGCCGCAAAATATGCTATTATTGAATGCAAACAGTTACACACTATTGCCATCAAGCTTGCACTTGATTCTAGCAGTTTCGTTGGGACTGCAGTTCTTGATGTTTATGCAAAGTGTAACATGATTAAGGATGCCTGCTCGATTTTTGAAAGGATGCCTGAGAAAACTTCAGTTACATGGAGTTCATTATTTGCAGGATATGTGCAGAATGGTCTCCATGAAGAGGCGTTGTGTTTATTCCGGAGTGCGCAAAGGGGAGGAATTCAGTTGACTGAATTTACTGTTTCATCTATCCTCAGCACGTGTGCAAGCTTAGCATTGATAATTGAAGGGACACAGGTGCATGCAGTTATTGTTAAGAGTGGTTTTCATAGTAACCTTTTTGTGGCAACGTCTCTTGTGGATGTCTATGCAAGATGTGGGCAGATTGAAAGATCTTATGAAGTATTCGCTGATATGGAGCAAAAGAATGTTGTCTTATGGAATGCAATGATTGCTAGTTTTTCTAGGCATGCCCATTCTTGGGAAGCAATGATTCTTTTTGAGAAAATGCAGCAGGTAGGGATATCTCCGAATGAAGTTACCTATCTCTCCGTCTTGTCAGCATGCAGTCATACAGGCTTAGTTGAAGAGGGTCGTCACTACTTTAACCTTCTAACGTCTGATCGGACTGTTGAGCCTAATGTCCTTCACTATTCCTGTATGGTTGATGTTTTAGGGCGATCTGGGGAGACTGACGAGGCCTGGAAATTACTTGAAAAAATGCCATTTGAACCGACTGCGTCTATGTGGGGATCTTTGCTTGGATCATGCAGGATTCACAAGAATGTTAGATTAGCCAGAATAGCAGCTGAACAACTTTTCCATCTTGAGCCTGAAAATGGAGGGAATCATGTTTTGCTTTCAAATGTATATGCTGCCAGTGGAAACTGGGAGAATGTTGTGATGGCAAGGAAATACTTGAGGTGTAGTGGTGCTAAAAAGGAGATGGGCAGGAGTTGGATTGAAGCAAAGGGAAATGTTCATGTTTTTGTcgttggagagagagagcaccCAGGAATAACTGATGTACACAATAAGTTGGAGGAAATTTACCATGAGATGAGAAGGATTTCCTACAGACCCAACACACAATGTGATCTGCATGATGTGCATACCGACCAAAAAGAGGAGTTACTTAAAGACCACAGCGAGAAACTAGCATTTGCTTTTGGTTTAATCAGCTTGCCCCCTAATGTACCAATTACTATATACAAGAACCTTAGGATCTGCGGAGACTGTCATTCCTTTATGAAGATTGTATCCTGTATTACAGAACGCAAAATCATTGTCAGAGATATCAATCGATTTCACCATTTTAAGGATGGCTCATGTTCTTGTGGGGACTTCTGGTGA
- the LOC102705397 gene encoding cationic amino acid transporter 6, chloroplastic-like, with protein sequence MDKGALVSPAQAFCGDEGSFSSLRAYGRALAQTPRRLAARACAAASPGEEMSRVRARSGADMARALRWPDLVGLGLGGMVGAGVFVTTGRATRLYAGPAVVVSYAIAGLCALLSAFCYTEFAVDMPVAGGAFSYLRVTFGELAAFLTGANLIMEYVFSNAAVARSFTAYLGTAVGVDAPSKWRIAVPGLPKGFNEVDLVAVGVILLITVCICYSTKESSSVNMALTAVHVAFILFVIVMGFWRGDARNLTTPADPGRNPGGFFPHGAAGVFNGAAMVYLSYIGYDAVSTMAEEVERPSRDIPVGVSGSVVLVTLLYCLMAASMSMLLPYDAIDTEAPFSGAFKGSSGWGWVSNVIGGGASLGILTSLMVAMLGQARYLCVIGRSGVMPAWLARVHPATATPINASAFLGVFTAALALFTELDILLNLVCIGTLFVFYMVANAVVYRRYAAGPSSSRRTLAFLLAFSLAALCFTLLWKLAPHGGARTGLLVACGAVAVAAVGAFQVLVPQAHRPELWGVPAMPWVPAASVFLNVFLLGSLDRPSYVRFGFFTAAALLVYVLYSVHASYDAEEGGEAAALDGAKVLDDDCKV encoded by the exons atggATAAGGGCGCGCTGGTGTCTCCGGCCCAGGCCTTCTGCGGCGACGAGGGCTCGTTCTCCAGCCTGCGCGCGTACGGCCGCGCGCTGGCGcagacgccgcggcggctggcggcgcgcgcgtgcgccgcggcgtcgcccGGCGAGGAGATGAGCCGCGTGCGGGCGCGGTCCGGGGCCGACATGGCCAGGGCGCTGCGGTGGCCGGACCTCGTCGGGCTCGGCCTCGGCGGGATGGTGGGTGCCGGGGTGTTCGTCACCACGGGGCGCGCCACCAGGCTCTACGCCGGGCCGGCCGTCGTGGTGTCGTACGCCATTGCCGGCCTCTGCGCACTCCTCTCCGCCTTCTGCTACACCGAGTTCGCCGTCGACAtgcccgtcgccggcggcgccttcAGCTACCTCCGCGTCACCTTCG GGGAGCTGGCGGCGTTCCTGACGGGGGCGAACCTGATCATGGAGTACGTCTTCTCCAACGCCGCCGTGGCGCGCAGCTTCACGGCGTACCTGGGCACGGCGGTCGGCGTCGACGCGCCGAGCAAGTGGCGGATCGCCGTGCCGGGCCTCCCCAAGGGCTTCAACGAGGTcgacctcgtcgccgtcggcgtcatCCTCCTCATCACCGTCTGCATCTGCTACAG CACGAAGGAGAGCTCGTCGGTGAACATGGCATTGACGGCGGTGCACGTGGCGTTCATCCTGTTCGTGATCGTGATGGGGTtctggcgcggcgacgcgcggaACCTGACGACGCCGGCGGACCCGGGGCGCAACCCGGGCGGGTTCTTCCcgcacggcgccgccggcgtgttCAACGGCGCGGCCATGGTGTACCTGAGCTACATCGGGTACGACGCCGTGTCCACCATGGCCGAGGAGGTGGAGCGGCCGTCGCGGGACATCCCCGTCGGCGTCTCCGGCTCCGTCGTGCTCGTCACGCTGCTCTACTGCCTCATGGCCGCCTCCATGTCCATGCTCCTCCCCTACGACGCG ATAGACACGGAGGCGCCGTTCTCCGGGGCGTTCAAGGGGAGCTCCGGGTGGGGGTGGGTGTCGAAcgtgatcggcggcggcgccagccTCGGCATCCTGACGTCGCTGATGGTGGCGATGCTGGGGCAGGCCAGGTACCTCTGCGTCATCGGCCGCTCCGGCGTCATGCCGGCCTGGCTCGCCCGGGTGcaccccgccaccgccacccccatCAACGCCTCTGCCTTCCTCG GTGTCTtcacggcggcgctggcgctgtTCACGGAGCTGGACATCCTCCTCAACCTCGTCTGCATCGGCACGCTCTTCGTCTTCTACATGGTGGCCAACGCCGTCGTCTACCGGCGGTACGCCGCCGGCCCGTCCTCCTCGCGCCGGACGCTGGCGTTCCTGCTCGCCTtctccctcgccgcgctctgctTCACGCTGCTGTGGAAGCTGGCGCCGCACGGCGGGGCCAGGACGGGGCTGCTCGTGGCGTGCggcgccgtggccgtggccgccgtcggcgcgTTCCAGGTCCTGGTGCCGCAGGCGCACCGGCCGGAGCTGTGGGGCGTCCCGGCCATGCCGTGGGTGCCGGCGGCGTCCGTGTTCCTCAacgtcttcctcctcggctCGCTCGACCGCCCCTCCTACGTCCGCTTCGGCttcttcaccgccgccgcgctgctggtCTACGTGCTCTACAGCGTGCACGCCAGCTACGACGCcgaggagggcggcgaggccgcggcGCTCGACGGCGCCAAGGTGCTCGACGATGACTGCAAGGTGTAG
- the LOC102709227 gene encoding B3 domain-containing protein Os11g0156000-like yields MAMHPLAQGHQAWPWGVAMYTNLHYHHHHHEREHLFEKPLTPSDVGKLNRLVIPKQHAERYFPLSGDSGEKGLLLSFEDESGKPWRFRYSYWTSSQSYVLTKGWSRYVKEKHLDAGDVVHFERVRGLGAGDRLFIGCRRRGESAPATAVAAPPPPAVRVPPPTLNAGEQQPWSPMCYSTSGSSYPTSPANSYAYHRSLDQDHSDILHAGESQRDADTKSSSAASAPPSTRRLRLFGVNLDCGPEPEADQTTAMYGYMHHQSPYAAVSAVPNYWGS; encoded by the exons ATGGCCATGCACCCTCTCGCCCAGGGGCACCAAGCCTGGCCATGGGGGGTAGCCATGTACACCAACCTgcactaccaccaccaccaccacgagaGGGAGCACCTCTTTGAGAAGCCCCTTACCCCGAGCGATGTGGGCAAGCTCAACAGGCTGGTGATCCCCAAGCAGCACGCCGAGAGGTACTTCCCCCTCAGCGGCGACTCCGGTGAGAAGGGCCTCCTACTCTCCTTCGAGGACGAGTCCGGCAAGCCGTGGCGGTTCCGGTACTCGTACTGGACGAGCAGCCAGAGCTACGTGCTCACCAAGGGCTGGAGCCGGTACGTCAAGGAGAAGCACCtggacgccggcgacgtcgtgcACTTCGAGCGGGTGCGCGGCCTtggcgccggcgaccggctCTTCATCGGCTGCAGGCgccgcggcgagagcgcgccggccaccgccgtggccgccccgccgccacccgccgtCCGCGTCCCGCCGCCTACACTCAAcgccggcgagcagcagcCCTGGAGCCCAATGTGTTACAGCACGTCGGGTTCGTCGTATCCTACCAGCCCTGCCAATTCCTACGCCTACCATCGCTCCCTAGACCAAGATCACAGCGACATACTACACGCGG GGGAGTCGCAGAGAGACGCAGACACCAagagcagcagcgcggcgtcggcgccgccgtcgacgaggcGGCTCAGGCTGTTCGGCGTGAACCTCGACTGTGGCCCGGAACCGGAGGCAGATCAGACGACGGCAATGTACGGCTACATGCACCACCAGAGCCCCTACGCTGCAGTGTCCGCAGTGCCAAATTACTG GGGCAGTTAG